The following coding sequences lie in one Zingiber officinale cultivar Zhangliang chromosome 2B, Zo_v1.1, whole genome shotgun sequence genomic window:
- the LOC122046422 gene encoding transcription factor bHLH128-like isoform X1 — translation MSRSPATADGKESGLDRYGAPSRSLLGEADAAAPSIGQMSETSFSAPRGSYGEGGAEFSAKVSGGGSALLRHSSSPAGFFSQLLMDDAAEIRSYPQASNDSVHPMTSRHLRSQWNFSRNRLSQISEMCIPEVGDSVNCSSSSDEAAGHATNSYISGNFQLSSWTDSNSVMFSAACDQRLKDNNGDRLGSFSRIDSQFSLPSTSLEISNVENYLQLQQESIPCKVRAKRGCATHPRSIAERERRNRISKRLHKLQGLVPSMDKQTSTSDMLELAIQYIKELRSQVQKLKQERADCTCTSKQLVA, via the exons ATGAGCCGGTCGCCCGCGACGGCGGACGGGAAGGAGTCTGGGCTCGACCGGTACGGCGCGCCGTCCAGATCGCTGCTCGGGGAAGCGGACGCGGCGGCGCCCTCGATCGGCCAGATGTCGGAGACGAGCTTCTCGGCGCCGCGAGGCTCCTACGGGGAAGGTGGTGCGGAGTTCTCCGCCAAGGTGAGCGGTGGCGGATCGGCTTTGCTCCGCCACAGCAGCTCGCCGGCGGGGTTCTTTTCCCAGCTCTTGATGGATGACG CTGCAGAAATCAGGAGTTATCCTCAAGCAAGCAATGACAGTGTTCACCCAATGACAAGTAGACATTTGAGATCTCAATGGAACTTCTCAAGGAATAGACTTTCACAAATCTCTGAAATGTGCATTCCTGAAGTTGGAGACAGTGTTAACTGCAGCAGCAGCTCAGATGAGGCTGCAGGGCATGCCACAAATTCCTATATTTCTGGCAATTTTCAGTTAAGTTCATGGACTGATAGCAACTCAGTTATGTTTTCTGCTGCTTGTGACCAGCGACTCAAAGACAATAATGGGGATAGACTTGGCAGTTTTAGTCGCATTGACTCTCAG TTTAGCTTGCCTAGTACTTCCTTGGAAATATCAAATGTTGAGAATTATCTCCAGCTTCAACAAGAATCGATACCCTGCAAAGTACGAGCTAAGCGAGGTTGTGCAACCCATCCCCGAAGCATTGCTGAGAGG GAACGGAGAAACAGAATTAGCAAACGATTGCATAAGCTGCAAGGTCTAGTGCCTAGTATGGACAAG CAAACAAGCACATCAGACATGTTAGAGTTGGCAATACAGTACATCAAGGAACTGAGAAGCCAAGTGCAG AAACTTAAACAAGAACGAGCAGATTGTACATGCACCAGCAAGCAGTTGGTGGCTTGA
- the LOC122046424 gene encoding uncharacterized protein LOC122046424: MDIDLFSEDSKTQEIVGTTLIAEYLYEDDESTSEASNDEGEASTYESDTGLRNIRSRVEDAASEDDTRSESTGSVHLRDKELRKSILADEKEARRFRGTRSRGGRLLEENAEVGFG; the protein is encoded by the exons ATGGATATTGATTTGTTTTCAGAAGACTCCAAGACCCAGGAGATTGTAGGAACAACACTAATAGCTGAATACCTATATGAAGACGACGAATCCACTTCGGAAGCAAGCAACGATGAAGGGGAGGCATCTACCTACGAGTCCGACACA ggacttaggaacataagaagtcgtgTGGAAGACGCAGCGAGCGAAGATGACACGAGAagtgagtcgacgggctcggtgcatttgagggacaaggagctgcggaagagtatactagcagacgagaaggaagcacgacgtttccgagggacgagaagccgaggaggaagattgctcgaggagaatgccgaagttgggtttgggtga
- the LOC122046422 gene encoding transcription factor bHLH128-like isoform X3, with translation MSRSPATADGKESGLDRYGAPSRSLLGEADAAAPSIGQMSETSFSAPRGSYGEGGAEFSAKVSGGGSALLRHSSSPAGFFSQLLMDDAAEIRSYPQASNDSVHPMTSRHLRSQWNFSRNRLSQISEMCIPEVGDSVNCSSSSDEAAGHATNSYISGNFQLSSWTDSNSVMFSAACDQRLKDNNGDRLGSFSRIDSQLQQESIPCKVRAKRGCATHPRSIAERERRNRISKRLHKLQGLVPSMDKQTSTSDMLELAIQYIKELRSQVQKLKQERADCTCTSKQLVA, from the exons ATGAGCCGGTCGCCCGCGACGGCGGACGGGAAGGAGTCTGGGCTCGACCGGTACGGCGCGCCGTCCAGATCGCTGCTCGGGGAAGCGGACGCGGCGGCGCCCTCGATCGGCCAGATGTCGGAGACGAGCTTCTCGGCGCCGCGAGGCTCCTACGGGGAAGGTGGTGCGGAGTTCTCCGCCAAGGTGAGCGGTGGCGGATCGGCTTTGCTCCGCCACAGCAGCTCGCCGGCGGGGTTCTTTTCCCAGCTCTTGATGGATGACG CTGCAGAAATCAGGAGTTATCCTCAAGCAAGCAATGACAGTGTTCACCCAATGACAAGTAGACATTTGAGATCTCAATGGAACTTCTCAAGGAATAGACTTTCACAAATCTCTGAAATGTGCATTCCTGAAGTTGGAGACAGTGTTAACTGCAGCAGCAGCTCAGATGAGGCTGCAGGGCATGCCACAAATTCCTATATTTCTGGCAATTTTCAGTTAAGTTCATGGACTGATAGCAACTCAGTTATGTTTTCTGCTGCTTGTGACCAGCGACTCAAAGACAATAATGGGGATAGACTTGGCAGTTTTAGTCGCATTGACTCTCAG CTTCAACAAGAATCGATACCCTGCAAAGTACGAGCTAAGCGAGGTTGTGCAACCCATCCCCGAAGCATTGCTGAGAGG GAACGGAGAAACAGAATTAGCAAACGATTGCATAAGCTGCAAGGTCTAGTGCCTAGTATGGACAAG CAAACAAGCACATCAGACATGTTAGAGTTGGCAATACAGTACATCAAGGAACTGAGAAGCCAAGTGCAG AAACTTAAACAAGAACGAGCAGATTGTACATGCACCAGCAAGCAGTTGGTGGCTTGA
- the LOC122046422 gene encoding transcription factor bHLH128-like isoform X2 yields MSRSPATADGKESGLDRYGAPSRSLLGEADAAAPSIGQMSETSFSAPRGSYGEGGAEFSAKVSGGGSALLRHSSSPAGFFSQLLMDDEIRSYPQASNDSVHPMTSRHLRSQWNFSRNRLSQISEMCIPEVGDSVNCSSSSDEAAGHATNSYISGNFQLSSWTDSNSVMFSAACDQRLKDNNGDRLGSFSRIDSQFSLPSTSLEISNVENYLQLQQESIPCKVRAKRGCATHPRSIAERERRNRISKRLHKLQGLVPSMDKQTSTSDMLELAIQYIKELRSQVQKLKQERADCTCTSKQLVA; encoded by the exons ATGAGCCGGTCGCCCGCGACGGCGGACGGGAAGGAGTCTGGGCTCGACCGGTACGGCGCGCCGTCCAGATCGCTGCTCGGGGAAGCGGACGCGGCGGCGCCCTCGATCGGCCAGATGTCGGAGACGAGCTTCTCGGCGCCGCGAGGCTCCTACGGGGAAGGTGGTGCGGAGTTCTCCGCCAAGGTGAGCGGTGGCGGATCGGCTTTGCTCCGCCACAGCAGCTCGCCGGCGGGGTTCTTTTCCCAGCTCTTGATGGATGACG AAATCAGGAGTTATCCTCAAGCAAGCAATGACAGTGTTCACCCAATGACAAGTAGACATTTGAGATCTCAATGGAACTTCTCAAGGAATAGACTTTCACAAATCTCTGAAATGTGCATTCCTGAAGTTGGAGACAGTGTTAACTGCAGCAGCAGCTCAGATGAGGCTGCAGGGCATGCCACAAATTCCTATATTTCTGGCAATTTTCAGTTAAGTTCATGGACTGATAGCAACTCAGTTATGTTTTCTGCTGCTTGTGACCAGCGACTCAAAGACAATAATGGGGATAGACTTGGCAGTTTTAGTCGCATTGACTCTCAG TTTAGCTTGCCTAGTACTTCCTTGGAAATATCAAATGTTGAGAATTATCTCCAGCTTCAACAAGAATCGATACCCTGCAAAGTACGAGCTAAGCGAGGTTGTGCAACCCATCCCCGAAGCATTGCTGAGAGG GAACGGAGAAACAGAATTAGCAAACGATTGCATAAGCTGCAAGGTCTAGTGCCTAGTATGGACAAG CAAACAAGCACATCAGACATGTTAGAGTTGGCAATACAGTACATCAAGGAACTGAGAAGCCAAGTGCAG AAACTTAAACAAGAACGAGCAGATTGTACATGCACCAGCAAGCAGTTGGTGGCTTGA